The Antedon mediterranea chromosome 7, ecAntMedi1.1, whole genome shotgun sequence genome has a segment encoding these proteins:
- the LOC140054903 gene encoding uncharacterized protein: protein MKELKTYICLLGLAFINIVTAATEKPNNGLCPINPTLPTDAAGNTYECPKFNDDGTENTHTECCHNDRPDAEGNYHSCCQNEADKTAEQNAAFYRILAYIATGTAVCIAFVIVYTYCKPDTFPCLKPLKRYSKRAFDFTMDAICFCPCLPKQCQRGEPKKEKKKRERGEKNKPNVPQWGDDNLVKPDSWYNNV from the exons ATGAAGGAATTAAAAACCTATATTTGTTTATTGGGTTTAGCATTTATTAATATAGTCACAG CTGCCACAGAAAAGCCAAACAACGGCCTTTGTCCGATTAATCCCACGTTGCCGACAGACGCTGCCGGCAACACTTACGAATGTCCAAAATTCAACGATGATGGAACGGAAAATACGCATACAGAATGTTGCCATAACGACCGTCCTGATGCGGAGGGGAATTATCATTCATGTTGCCAGAATGAAGCCGATAAAACTGCAGAACA aaatgcaGCATTTTATCGGATACTAGCTTACATCGCCACTGGTACAGCAGTTTGTATTGCATTTGTGATAGTATATACATACTGTAAACCGGATACATTCCCATGTTTAAAACCACTGAAAAGATATTCAAAAAGAGCGTTTGATTTTACTATGGATGCTATTTGTTTCTGTCCATGTTTACCCAA gcAATGTCAGCGAGGAGAACccaagaaagaaaaaaagaaacgtGAGAGAGGTGAAAAGAACAAACCAAACGTACCGCAATGGGGAGATGACAATTTAGTGAAGCCAGACAGTTGGTACAACAATGTATAA
- the LOC140054261 gene encoding uncharacterized protein codes for MLRLLKLVTVFLLLGRILCQDKPCPKDGIYANIEADDNTFYCMATVNNEPNPYTKCCWEDRPVNAAGDYDPNGDTYSCCKEDAEASAELWKEFILICVYVGIVTACLMTIVFVTTYCQVDTFPFLKPALKKLRFWKNIILDSICFCPCLPKKFRRKQKKAKPHQPPPEIKIIPDEQEVTNTPVQVLGEGYVGDDFW; via the exons ATGCTACGTCTGCTTAAACTGGTTacagtttttcttttattag gAAGAATACTTTGTCAGGACAAACCGTGCCCTAAAGATGGCATATACGCTAACATCGAAGCAGACGACAATACATTCTATTGTATGGCAACGGTAAACAACGAACCGAATCCTTACACAAAGTGTTGTTGGGAAGATAGACCAGTGAATGCAGCAGGGGATTATGATCCAAATGGAGATACGTATTCGTGTTGCAAAGAAGACGCCGAGGCTAGTGCAGAATT GTGGAAAGAATTTATCCTGATTTGTGTATATGTGGGTATTGTGACGGCTTGTTTAATGACAATTGTGTTTGTGACAACATACTGCCAGGTGGACACATTCCCGTTCTTGAAACCCGCTTTAAAGAAGCTTCGAttttggaaaaacataattcttGATTCCATTTGCTTTTGCCCCTGTTTGCCAAA aaaatTTCGTCGAAAACAAAAAAAGGCTAAGCCACACCAACCACCTCCTGAGATCAAAATTATACCGGATGAACAAGAGGTGACAAACACACCTGTGCAGGTGTTAGGAGAAGGATATGTTGGAGACGATTTTTGGTAG
- the LOC140055522 gene encoding putative defense protein 3, translating into MDLLFFVLLSSFIHGTYGFAAGAGSGSCESLVPKHSDIESQPPAASPWTVTSSATSYTSGQTIDVTIQASGSQQYIGILLQARPAGSNVPVGTWVTNVADTKLKQCTNADDSVTHSSDSLKPVTTTFTWIPPSSNVGSIAFQ; encoded by the exons ATGGATCTACTATTCTTTGTCCTTTTGTCATCTTTTATCCATGGTACATATGGCTTCGCTGCTGGCGCTGGTTCGGGCTCGTGTGAATCGTTGGTACCAAAGCATAGTGATATTGAATCGCAGCCGCCAGCTGCGTCTCCCTGGACAGTAACTTCTTCTGCAACATCTTATACATCTGGACAGACGATTGACG taaCCATTCAAGCCTCAGGAAGTCAGCAGTATATTGGTATTCTTCTTCAGGCTCGTCCAGCTGGATCTAATGTCCCAGTTGGAACATGGGTAACGAATGTGGCAGATACAAAGCTAAAGCAATGTACGAATGCAGACGACAGTGTAACTCATTCAAGCGATAGTTTAAAACCTGTGACGACAACATTTACCTGGATACCGCCCTCGTCCAATGTTGGATCTATAGCGTTTCAGTGA
- the LOC140054726 gene encoding uncharacterized protein, translating into MSSGLFLLVIASTLGLVAGQSYCGTNANPCQNNGQCVDTGNWYMCMCPEGFMGDMCETGGTTTPCDSSPCFNGGTCNNVGTTSWMCTCPSTYTGSQCQTSVGTTVQCTSTTCQYGGTCMLSGNYYTCACPLGTSGDNCQTLTSTGCSGNQCGFFGTCQTLNLGGYTCVCSNGYTGDTCNEAPPSYCSFGTCQQNGVCSLSGNYFECDCPTGYAGTTCELSANPCDESPCVNGGQCNFVTSTSYSCSCPNGFAGSTCLEASSSYCQVFNPCSTSGSFLTCTLSGNWYTCV; encoded by the exons ATGTCGTCTGGATTGTTCTTGCTTGTCATTGCTTCCACGTTGGGGTTAGTGGCAGGACAGT CATATTGTGGCACAAATGCCAATCCCTGCCAAAATAACGGACAATGTGTCGACACTGGAAATTGGTACATGTGTATGTGTCCTGAAGGGTTTATGGGAGATATGTGTGAAACAG GTGGTACAACAACACCATGCGACTCTTCTCCTTGTTTTAATGGTGGTACATGCAACAACGTTGGTACAACATCATGGATGTGTACATGTCCATCAACGTATACTGGTAGTCAGTGCCAGACATCTGTAG GAACAACAGTGCAGTGTACATCAACTACTTGCCAATATGGAGGAACTTGCATGTTGTCTGGAAACTATTACACGTGTGCTTGTCCTCTCGGAACCAGTGGTGACAACTGCCAAACGT TGACATCAACTGGGTGTTCAGGGAATCAGTGTGGTTTCTTCGGAACCTGCCAAACACTTAACCTTGGAGGATACACGTGTGTCTGCTCAAATGGATACACTGGTGACACCTGTAATGAGGCCCCAC CATCGTACTGTAGTTTTGGGACATGTCAACAGAATGGAGTTTGCTCTTTGTCCGGTAATTACTTTGAATGCGATTGCCCTACAGGATACGCTGGAACAACTTGTGAACTAA GTGCAAATCCATGTGATGAGTCACCGTGTGTCAATGGAGGTCAGTGTAATTTCGTCACTTCTACATCATACTCTTGTTCCTGTCCAAATGGATTCGCTGGAAGCACGTGTTTGGAAG CATCAAGCTCATATTGTCAAGTTTTCAATCCATGCAGTACTAGCGGTAGTTTCTTGACGTGCACTCTTTCTGGTAACTGGTACACTTGTGTCTAA
- the LOC140054164 gene encoding uncharacterized protein → MFLQPLFGVILLSIITNVNGQAACGVTDGICQNGGTCMSSGNAFKCACPSAYTGNSCTQSVNVPCIQNSITCSGNGQCVNFGISYYCVCNAGYIGYNCEASTSASIIADGNDACGLSPGLCSNGGTCINSGNAYKCKCPDNFVGNCDIDDPDAPCASNPCLNGGTCMNVLTSFTCTCSSSFTGLLCETSVLDNCGLNPGICLNGGTCINSGNANKCKCPDNYIGTICETETSDNPCSSSPCQNGGTCRNIGAINNLIYACTCPMFYHGDNCQDFTQSDMCGLSVGLCSNSGTCVNSGNSYKCECLGTFVGTTCIDVSPTAPCSSNPCQNGGVCVNVMSDSTTESFRCDCVGTFTGVQCETSTLDYCGSNPFLCNGLGTCVNSGNYYKCLCNADVMGDDCESLTDNTPCSSSPCQNQGVCMNVGTTFFTCSCVNGYSGSFCEQSPGVTDYCGSNPGVCTTIGLGECVNSGTYCKCCDSSGLNCIACGVSALVSSPCSPSPCLAGGTCTVSNANFVCTCPTGTSGNRCQLRLRSGPLDCPVLGCPTGGSCINFGTYSECYCTNNIPCHEHLEPCSNNPCGFGQTCIYEGGSNYSCV, encoded by the exons ATGTTCTTGCAACCACtgtttggtgtcattttgttgtCCATTATTACAAATGTTAATGGCCAGGCTG CTTGTGGTGTAACAGATGGAATTTGTCAGAATGGTGGTACGTGTATGAGCTCTGGCAATGCGTTTAAATGCGCATGTCCATCAGCGTACACAGGAAATTCCTGTACACAAA GTGTGAATGTTCCATGTATTCAGAATTCAATTACTTGTAGTGGGAACGGACAATGTGTTAACTTTGGAATATCATATTATTGCGTGTGTAATGCTGGTTACATCGGGTACAATTGCGAGGCATCGACCAGTGCAAGCATTATTGCTGATGGAAATG ACGCGTGTGGTCTTTCTCCTGGACTTTGTTCGAATGGTGGAACGTGTATCAATTCTGGAAACGCGTACAAGTGTAAATGCCCCGATAATTTCGTTGGCAATTGCGATATAG ACGATCCAGATGCACCTTGCGCATCGAATCCTTGTCTTAATGGAGGAACATGCATGAACGTCTTGACATCATTCACCTGTACCTGTTCCAGCTCATTTACTGGTTTATTGTGTGAAACTTCAGTACTTG ATAATTGCGGTTTGAATCCTGGAATCTGTTTGAATGGAGGAACATGTATAAACTCCGGAAACGCTAACAAATGCAAATGTCCTGATAACTATATTGGAACTATTTGTGAAACAG AGACAAGTGATAATCCTTGCTCAAGTAGCCCTTGTCAAAATGGCGGAACGTGCAGAAATATCGGTGCAATCAATAATTTGATATACGCGTGCACCTGCCCAATGTTTTACCATGGAGATAACTGTCAAGATTTCACACAATCCG ATATGTGTGGTTTATCAGTCGGTTTATGTTCAAATAGTGGAACATGTGTTAATTCTGGAAATTCATACAAATGCGAATGTCTGGGAACCTTTGTTGGAACCACCTGTATAGATG TTTCACCTACTGCACCGTGCTCATCAAACCCATGCCAAAACGGAGGTGTATGTGTGAACGTGATGTCAGATTCAACAACCGAATCATTCAGGTGTGATTGTGTTGGTACATTCACTGGTGTTCAATGTGAAACGTCTACTCTTG ATTATTGTGGAAGTAATCCATTTTTGTGCAATGGACTTGGCACCTGTGTCAACAGTGGTAACTACTACAAATGTCTTTGTAATGCAGATGTGATGGGAGATGATTGCGAGTCTCTAA CTGACAATACTCCATGTTCGTCGAGCCCATGTCAAAACCAAGGAGTCTGTATGAATGTGGGTacaacattttttacatgttcaTGCGTCAATGGATATTCTGGAAGTTTTTGTGAACAATCCCCAGGAGTTACAG ATTATTGCGGATCAAACCCTGGTGTGTGTACCACTATAGGCCTAGGAGAATGCGTTAATAGTGGAACATATTGTAAATGTTGTGATTCAAGCGGACTCAACTGTATTGCATGTGGTGTTAGTG cGTTAGTCAGTTCACCGTGTTCACCATCTCCGTGTTTGGCTGGTGGAACGTGTACCGTAAGCAATGCAAACTTTGTATGTACGTGTCCAACAGGGACCTCAGGTAACAGATGCCAGTTAAGATTGCGAAGTG GTCCATTAGATTGCCCGGTGCTTGGATGTCCGACCGGAGGATCATGTATCAATTTCGGAACATACAGCGAATGTTACTGTACAAACAACATCCCTTGTCATGAGC ATTTGGAGCCGTGTTCAAACAATCCTTGTGGTTTTGGTCAGACATGTATCTATGAAGGCGGTTCCAACTACAGCTGTGTGTAA